One segment of Vidua macroura isolate BioBank_ID:100142 chromosome 24, ASM2450914v1, whole genome shotgun sequence DNA contains the following:
- the BCAS2 gene encoding pre-mRNA-splicing factor SPF27 — protein sequence MSGPGLVAGDVVVDALPYFDQGYEAPGVREAAAALVEEETRRYRPTKNYLSYLPAHDYSAFETEIMRNEFERLAARQPLELLSMKRYELPAPSSGQKNDITAWQECVNNSMAQLEHQAVRIENLELMSQHGCNAWKVYNEHLVHMIEQAQKELQKLRKNIQDLNWQRKNMQLTAGAKLREMESTWVSLVSKNYEIERTIVQLENEISQIKQQHGEANKENIQQDFQ from the exons ATGTCGGGCCCGGGGCTGGTGGCCGGGGATGTCGTGGTGGATGCGCTGCCCTACTTCGACCAGGGCTACGAGGCGCCGGGCGTGCGGGAGGCG GCCGCGGCGCTGGTGGAGGAGGAGACGCGGCGATACCGGCCGACCAAGAACTACCTGAGCTACCTGCCCGCGCACGACTACAGCGCCTTCGAG ACCGAGATCATGCGGAACGAGTTCGAGCGCCTGGCGGCCCggcagcccctggagctgctcagtaTGAAGAG GTACGAGCTGCCCGCCCCCTCCTCCGGGCAGAAGAACGACATCACGGCGTGGCAGGAGTGTGTGAACAACtccatggcacagctggagcaccAGGCCGTGCGCATCGAGAACCTGGAGCTCATGTCCCAGCACGGCTGCAATGCCTGGAAGGTGTACAACGA GCACCTGGTTCATATGATAGAACAAGCCCAGAAAGAGCTTCAGAAATTGAG GAAAAACATTCAAGACCTGAACTGGCAGAGGAAGAACATGCAGCTCACAGCTGGGGCTAAGCTGAGAGAGATGGAATCCAC gTGGGTCTCTCTTGTCAGTAAAAATTATGAGATTGAACGAACTATTGtgcagctggaaaatgaaatttcacaAATCAAGCAGCAGCATGGGGAAGCAAACAAGGAGAATATCCAGCAAGACTTTCAGTGA